One Desulfobulbus propionicus DSM 2032 DNA segment encodes these proteins:
- a CDS encoding SulP family inorganic anion transporter yields the protein MVLTKIFPFLSWIKGYNLKSFQTDALAGLTVALVLIPQSMAYAQLAGLPAYFGLYAAFLPPMVAALFGSSRQLATGPVAVVSLMSAASLQPLATAGSTDFIAYSIVLALIVGVFQFSLGVLRLGLVVNFLSHPVVNGFTNAAAIIIASSQFSKFFGVSVDSAEHHYQTMIWVAQAAMDYTHWPTLIYGVSAVAIMVGLKKINPKIPAVLVAVVITTLISYFSGYNKDMRVPLSAIQMPEFAALVDEFNQEIKTVEELGLERMSKGKELEKLEKAVKGHGPSLEAIALHNEIALITAKMNQVQEHNRELRAQLRQLKFEKAQQGEQAIFYPKNALPADVPTDHNTWRLKVSNAKLKTDSLLLMGGGAIVGKIPEGLPTFTIPKLEGNIVLKLLPTAIIISLLGFMEAIAIAKAMAAKTGQKLDPNQELIGQGLANVLGSFGSSYAVSGSFSRSAVNLQAGAVSGISSVITSIVVVITLLFLTPLLYHLPQAVLAAVIMMAVIGLINTRGFVHAWHAQKHDGIISIITFFVTLAFAPHLDKGIMVGVALSMGVFLYKSMRPVVAKLSMYKDGSLQSTEQHRLRGCRHIAVVRFDGALFFANASYLDEQIIKFRNDMPDLRYILLDASGINDIDASGEEELALLVDRLHAAGYGFAVCNAKGPILAVLDRTHLFDKIGRENFYPDTKAAVADIVGKIHENTDLPSGGCKSCPLTKYLPR from the coding sequence ATGGTACTGACAAAAATTTTCCCCTTCCTGAGTTGGATTAAAGGCTACAACCTCAAGAGTTTCCAGACCGACGCCCTTGCCGGCCTGACCGTGGCCCTGGTGCTGATCCCGCAATCAATGGCTTACGCGCAACTGGCTGGCCTACCGGCCTATTTCGGCCTGTATGCCGCTTTTCTCCCGCCCATGGTCGCCGCCCTGTTCGGCTCCAGCCGGCAGTTGGCCACCGGCCCGGTCGCGGTGGTGTCGCTGATGTCCGCCGCCTCGCTGCAACCGTTGGCCACCGCCGGCAGCACCGACTTCATCGCCTACTCAATCGTCCTCGCCCTGATCGTCGGTGTGTTCCAGTTCTCTCTGGGGGTGCTCAGGCTCGGTTTGGTGGTCAACTTCCTGTCTCACCCGGTGGTCAACGGCTTCACCAATGCCGCGGCCATCATCATCGCCTCCTCCCAATTCTCCAAATTTTTCGGCGTGTCCGTTGATTCGGCCGAGCACCATTACCAGACCATGATCTGGGTGGCGCAGGCCGCCATGGACTACACCCATTGGCCCACCCTGATCTACGGGGTGAGCGCGGTGGCGATCATGGTCGGCCTGAAGAAGATCAACCCCAAAATTCCGGCGGTGCTGGTGGCGGTGGTCATCACCACCCTGATCTCCTATTTCAGCGGCTACAACAAGGATATGCGCGTACCGCTCAGCGCCATCCAGATGCCGGAGTTTGCCGCGCTGGTGGACGAGTTCAACCAGGAGATCAAGACCGTGGAAGAGCTGGGCCTTGAGCGGATGAGCAAGGGCAAGGAACTGGAAAAACTTGAGAAAGCGGTCAAGGGCCACGGTCCCTCGCTGGAAGCCATTGCCCTGCACAACGAAATCGCCCTGATCACCGCCAAGATGAATCAGGTCCAGGAACACAACCGGGAGCTGCGCGCCCAGTTGCGGCAGCTGAAGTTTGAAAAGGCCCAGCAAGGCGAACAGGCAATCTTCTATCCCAAGAACGCGCTCCCCGCCGACGTGCCCACCGATCACAACACCTGGCGCCTCAAGGTGTCCAACGCCAAACTGAAAACCGACAGCCTCCTGCTCATGGGCGGCGGCGCCATTGTCGGCAAGATCCCCGAGGGCCTGCCCACCTTCACCATTCCCAAGCTGGAAGGCAACATCGTCCTCAAACTGCTGCCCACGGCGATCATCATCAGCCTGCTCGGCTTCATGGAGGCCATCGCCATCGCCAAGGCCATGGCCGCCAAGACCGGCCAGAAGCTCGACCCCAACCAGGAACTGATCGGCCAGGGATTGGCGAACGTATTGGGCTCTTTCGGCTCCAGTTACGCGGTGTCCGGTTCTTTTTCCCGTTCGGCGGTCAACCTGCAGGCCGGCGCGGTCTCCGGCATATCCAGCGTCATCACCAGCATCGTGGTGGTCATCACCCTGCTGTTCCTCACCCCGCTGCTTTACCACCTGCCACAGGCGGTACTGGCGGCGGTGATCATGATGGCGGTCATCGGCCTGATCAACACCCGGGGGTTTGTCCACGCCTGGCACGCCCAGAAACACGACGGCATCATCTCGATCATCACCTTTTTCGTCACCTTGGCTTTTGCCCCCCATCTCGACAAGGGCATCATGGTCGGCGTGGCCCTGTCCATGGGCGTATTCCTCTACAAATCGATGCGGCCGGTGGTGGCCAAACTGTCGATGTATAAGGACGGCTCGCTGCAGAGCACCGAACAGCATCGGCTGCGCGGCTGCCGCCACATCGCCGTGGTCCGTTTCGATGGCGCCCTCTTTTTCGCTAACGCCAGCTATCTGGATGAACAGATCATCAAATTCCGCAACGACATGCCCGATCTGCGCTACATCCTGCTCGACGCCAGCGGCATCAATGACATCGACGCCTCGGGCGAGGAAGAGCTGGCCCTGTTGGTGGACCGGCTCCACGCGGCTGGTTACGGTTTTGCGGTATGCAACGCCAAGGGGCCGATCCTGGCGGTGCTCGACCGCACCCACCTGTTCGACAAGATCGGCCGGGAAAATTTCTATCCGGATACCAAGGCTGCGGTGGCCGATATCGTCGGCAAGATCCACGAAAACACCGATCTGCCCTCGGGTGGTTGCAAGAGCTGCCCCCTGACCAAGTACCTGCCGCGATAA
- a CDS encoding TetR/AcrR family transcriptional regulator yields MARAQTKKEAILQAASKFFAERGYWDTSVSDISKATGVAEGTIFYHFQSKEDLFLAVLQKFKEDFVGSFKQHLQNTEFANGLEMVEGAISFYLYQSSVMEERFLLLHRHHYYQIAPNNPKCWQYLEEIYSGLISIFEQAILRGMEDGSIRPVSPSKKALLIFTLIDGLVRLDTYNLYQATSLYEEVIESCRCWLKP; encoded by the coding sequence ATGGCACGTGCACAAACCAAAAAAGAAGCCATTCTCCAGGCGGCCAGCAAATTCTTCGCCGAACGGGGCTACTGGGATACGTCGGTCAGTGACATCTCCAAGGCCACCGGCGTGGCCGAGGGAACCATCTTCTACCACTTTCAGAGCAAGGAAGACCTGTTTCTCGCCGTGCTGCAAAAATTCAAGGAAGATTTTGTCGGCTCCTTCAAGCAGCACCTCCAAAATACCGAGTTCGCCAATGGCCTGGAAATGGTGGAAGGAGCCATCTCGTTCTACCTGTATCAGTCCAGCGTCATGGAGGAACGCTTCCTTCTCCTCCACCGCCACCACTATTATCAGATCGCGCCCAACAACCCAAAATGCTGGCAATATCTGGAAGAAATCTACAGCGGTCTGATCAGCATTTTCGAACAGGCGATCCTCCGCGGCATGGAGGATGGTTCAATCCGTCCAGTCTCGCCCAGCAAGAAAGCCCTGCTGATCTTCACCCTGATCGACGGCCTGGTCCGGCTGGATACCTACAATTTATATCAAGCGACATCGCTCTATGAAGAGGTGATCGAGTCGTGTCGCTGCTGGCTGAAACCCTGA
- a CDS encoding YgiQ family radical SAM protein, whose translation MFLPCTREEMKRLGWARLDVILVTGDAYIDSPFIGVAVIGKLLARQGFRVGIIAQPDIGSAADITRLGEPLLFWGITGGSIDSMVANRTASGKRRRSDDYTPGGENTRRPDRAVIAYANLIRQHFKKTVPLVLGGIEASLRRVSHYDYWDNRVRRSILFDAKADYLLYGMAERSVVELARTLAAGEPPTFIRGLCHIAPTAPEQALLLPAHQTVAQDKQAFTAMFRTFYDHNDPLTARPLAQQQDSRFLVHNPPPLPLSTEELDAVHALDFERELHPLDRQRGQVRALDTIRFALTTHRGCYGECNFCAIAVHQGRTIQQRSATSIVREAETLAAHPSFKGMIADVGGPTANMYGFECAKKLARGACRDKRCLFPAICPSLRIDHGPLIALLQRLRGVRGIKKIAVASGVRYDLILADHKKGLDYLRELVRHHVSGQMKIAPEHSEAEVLAAMGKPGTESLLQFRRLFNRLTEEEGLRQFLTYYLIAAHPGCTQAAMERLRAFCQRELHLVPRQVQLFTPTPCTWSTLMYWTETDPFSKSPCFVEKNDVGRERQKAALATSHPCSPKESTSPPANRSTARRKR comes from the coding sequence ATGTTTCTCCCCTGCACCCGCGAGGAAATGAAGCGACTGGGTTGGGCGCGGCTCGATGTGATCCTGGTCACCGGCGATGCCTACATCGACTCGCCCTTCATCGGCGTGGCGGTGATCGGCAAGCTGTTGGCCCGGCAGGGGTTTCGGGTGGGTATCATTGCCCAGCCCGACATCGGCTCGGCCGCCGACATCACCCGCTTGGGCGAACCATTGCTGTTCTGGGGCATCACCGGCGGCTCGATCGATTCCATGGTCGCCAACCGCACAGCTTCGGGCAAACGGCGGCGGAGCGACGACTACACCCCCGGCGGCGAGAACACCCGCCGCCCGGACCGGGCGGTGATCGCCTACGCCAACCTGATCCGCCAGCATTTCAAGAAGACCGTGCCCCTGGTACTGGGCGGCATCGAAGCCAGCCTGCGGCGCGTCTCCCATTACGACTACTGGGACAACCGGGTGCGGCGGTCGATCCTCTTCGATGCCAAGGCCGACTATCTGCTCTACGGCATGGCCGAACGCAGCGTGGTCGAACTGGCCCGAACCTTGGCGGCCGGCGAACCGCCCACCTTCATTCGCGGCCTCTGCCACATCGCGCCCACCGCACCGGAACAGGCCCTGCTCCTGCCGGCCCACCAAACCGTGGCCCAGGACAAACAGGCATTCACCGCCATGTTCCGCACCTTTTACGACCATAACGATCCCCTCACCGCCCGGCCGCTGGCCCAGCAGCAGGACAGCCGCTTTCTCGTCCACAACCCGCCGCCCCTGCCCTTGTCGACCGAGGAACTCGACGCCGTGCATGCCCTCGATTTCGAGCGCGAGCTCCATCCCCTCGATCGGCAGCGGGGACAGGTTCGGGCCCTGGACACCATCCGCTTCGCCCTGACCACCCACCGCGGCTGCTACGGCGAGTGTAACTTCTGCGCCATTGCCGTGCACCAGGGCCGGACCATCCAGCAGCGTAGCGCGACCTCGATTGTCCGCGAGGCGGAAACCCTGGCGGCGCATCCTTCGTTCAAGGGGATGATCGCCGATGTCGGCGGACCGACCGCTAACATGTACGGATTTGAATGCGCCAAAAAACTGGCCAGGGGGGCCTGCCGGGACAAACGTTGCCTCTTTCCGGCCATCTGCCCGAGCCTGCGCATCGACCACGGCCCGCTCATTGCCCTGCTGCAACGGCTGCGGGGGGTTCGGGGCATCAAGAAGATCGCCGTGGCCTCGGGTGTCCGCTACGATCTGATCCTGGCCGACCACAAAAAGGGACTGGACTATCTGCGCGAGCTGGTGCGCCACCATGTTTCCGGCCAAATGAAGATCGCGCCGGAACACAGCGAAGCCGAGGTGCTCGCCGCCATGGGCAAGCCGGGCACGGAATCCTTGCTGCAATTCCGCCGCCTGTTCAACCGGCTGACCGAGGAAGAAGGTCTCCGCCAGTTCCTCACCTACTACCTGATCGCCGCCCATCCGGGTTGCACCCAGGCGGCCATGGAGCGGCTGCGCGCCTTCTGCCAGCGGGAACTTCACCTTGTGCCCCGCCAGGTGCAGCTGTTCACGCCCACCCCCTGTACCTGGTCGACCCTGATGTACTGGACCGAAACCGACCCTTTCAGCAAGTCCCCCTGCTTTGTGGAAAAAAACGACGTCGGCCGCGAACGGCAAAAGGCCGCTCTTGCCACGAGTCATCCATGCTCTCCTAAAGAGTCCACTTCACCTCCGGCAAACCGCTCAACGGCGCGACGCAAACGATAA
- a CDS encoding NAD(P)/FAD-dependent oxidoreductase yields the protein MINTLPARHRPVSDSDQKRPRLLVAGGGPAGLMAAGQAALAGVDVVVLEKMPRPGRKLCITGKGRCNLTNVAPLPDFLGHFGPTGSFLRQAFHRFFTPELLGFFEDLGLTTITERGGRVFPASGKAPEVLAALERWLRQCGVTIRGGHAIERVCLKDGRVTGVRCAGGETLAGDALILATGGASYPLTGSTGDGYSLAEAAGHHVVPIRPALVPLLTAGSATGRMSDLQLRNILVRLFIDGKKRAEAFGELTFTEDGLGGPVILTLSSRIVDTLVEGRTVVLLLDLKPALDEHKLDARLRRDFEHRRLEPISSVLRGLLPKEMVPVALEESGLTTERLAGTIRSEERKRLRHWLKNFRLTVTGHRPLAEAIVTAGGIDTREVDPRTMASRLVRGLYFAGEMLDVQADTGGYNLQAAFSTGWLAGRSAAASLLADMEA from the coding sequence ATGATCAACACACTGCCCGCTCGACATCGCCCTGTTTCCGATTCTGACCAGAAACGTCCGCGCCTGCTGGTGGCGGGCGGCGGTCCGGCCGGCCTGATGGCCGCCGGCCAGGCCGCGCTCGCCGGGGTGGACGTGGTGGTCCTCGAGAAAATGCCCCGGCCGGGCCGCAAGCTGTGCATCACCGGCAAGGGCCGCTGCAACCTGACCAACGTCGCCCCCCTGCCCGACTTCCTCGGCCATTTCGGCCCAACCGGTTCCTTTCTCCGCCAGGCCTTTCACCGCTTTTTCACCCCCGAACTGCTTGGATTTTTCGAGGATCTGGGCCTGACGACGATCACCGAACGCGGCGGCCGCGTCTTTCCTGCATCGGGCAAGGCGCCGGAGGTGCTGGCGGCCTTGGAGCGATGGCTGCGGCAGTGCGGGGTGACGATTCGCGGCGGCCATGCCATCGAACGGGTGTGCCTCAAGGATGGCCGGGTGACCGGGGTGCGTTGCGCGGGCGGCGAGACACTCGCCGGCGACGCCCTGATCCTGGCCACCGGCGGCGCTTCCTATCCGCTCACCGGCTCCACCGGCGACGGTTATTCCTTGGCCGAGGCGGCCGGTCATCATGTGGTGCCAATCCGTCCGGCCCTGGTGCCGCTGCTCACCGCCGGATCGGCGACCGGCCGAATGAGCGATCTGCAACTGCGCAACATTCTTGTCCGACTGTTTATCGACGGCAAGAAGCGCGCCGAGGCCTTCGGCGAGCTGACCTTCACCGAGGACGGCCTCGGCGGCCCGGTGATCCTCACCCTGAGCAGCCGGATAGTCGATACCCTGGTCGAGGGCCGGACGGTTGTCCTGCTGCTCGACCTCAAGCCCGCCCTGGACGAACACAAGCTCGATGCCCGCCTGCGGCGCGACTTCGAGCACCGTCGGTTGGAACCGATCAGCAGTGTGCTCCGCGGGCTACTGCCCAAGGAGATGGTTCCCGTGGCCCTGGAGGAAAGTGGGCTGACCACGGAACGGCTGGCTGGCACCATCCGCAGCGAGGAACGCAAACGGCTGCGCCACTGGCTGAAAAATTTCCGCCTCACCGTCACCGGACACCGGCCCCTGGCAGAGGCCATCGTCACCGCCGGCGGCATCGACACCCGCGAGGTCGATCCGCGTACCATGGCCTCGCGCCTGGTCCGGGGGCTCTACTTTGCCGGTGAAATGCTCGATGTGCAGGCCGACACCGGCGGCTACAACCTGCAGGCCGCCTTTTCCACCGGCTGGCTGGCCGGCCGTTCGGCGGCCGCCTCGCTTCTCGCCGACATGGAGGCGTGA
- a CDS encoding NAD-dependent epimerase/dehydratase family protein, which produces MDDSLPGLILTGASGFVGRNFIKAATGRFRLFCVARRSMEEAGVQPDANLRWIQVDIADQDKLHNLLQRVRDHGGADYVVNLAGYYDFTNQEHPEYTRTNILGTRNMLELAKELRVKRFVFASSQAACPFGPVITEQTAADAPIPYARSKRAGEELLKEYSPWVPGAIIRIAAVFSDWCEYPPLYTLLNNWCSGKWLESRLIAGRGQSALPYVHVHDLVQLLLRVVEKSDELGQLCTFNAGPDGAVSHLELFRIASQFYYNRHLRPLFVNRWLLGPMILGRRLLSRLQGKEPFEQLWMAKYIDQRLVADSSRTRQILGWKPTPRKSITRRLVFLIENMKRNPELWRNWNEAMLRKAADRPHLALHELLCDTLDAARDTVVHALTAQLLSRDAVIAEITAQSLDAEQPQGYASCIRALQAMDRSVADSFFRLLYQLIVTVMRTRNRPMMQQYAHTIAFLPMHAGFANGLASRSLFIIGEYLVQHYRGRPKFQQMTPLADDYISMTIHMAIDRIEDQAELAKLQSPILLEELRRMPPPADNRRLEKVIAQLEDLCNEAIAGQSWTSPLVKE; this is translated from the coding sequence ATGGACGATTCGTTACCAGGGTTGATTTTGACCGGTGCCTCCGGTTTTGTCGGGCGGAATTTCATCAAGGCGGCCACCGGCCGGTTCCGTCTGTTCTGCGTGGCCCGACGGTCGATGGAGGAGGCCGGGGTACAGCCGGACGCCAACCTGCGCTGGATCCAGGTGGATATCGCCGACCAGGACAAACTGCACAACCTGCTCCAGCGGGTGCGCGATCACGGCGGCGCCGATTACGTGGTCAACCTGGCCGGCTACTACGACTTCACCAACCAGGAGCATCCCGAATACACCCGCACCAATATCCTTGGCACCCGCAACATGCTCGAACTGGCCAAGGAACTGCGCGTCAAACGGTTTGTCTTTGCCAGTTCGCAAGCCGCCTGTCCGTTCGGCCCGGTGATCACCGAGCAGACCGCCGCCGATGCCCCCATCCCCTACGCGCGCAGTAAACGGGCCGGCGAAGAGCTGCTCAAGGAGTATTCCCCCTGGGTGCCGGGGGCCATCATCCGCATCGCGGCGGTGTTCAGCGACTGGTGCGAATATCCGCCCCTGTACACCCTGCTCAACAACTGGTGTTCGGGCAAATGGCTTGAATCGCGGCTCATCGCCGGTCGCGGTCAGTCCGCCCTCCCTTATGTGCATGTGCACGATCTGGTGCAGCTCCTGCTCCGAGTGGTCGAGAAGAGCGACGAGCTGGGGCAACTGTGCACCTTCAACGCCGGGCCGGATGGCGCCGTGTCCCACCTGGAACTGTTTCGCATCGCCTCTCAGTTTTATTACAACCGTCACCTGCGACCGCTGTTCGTCAACCGCTGGCTGCTGGGGCCGATGATCCTGGGGCGACGGCTGCTCAGTCGTCTGCAGGGCAAGGAACCCTTCGAGCAATTATGGATGGCCAAGTACATCGACCAGCGTCTGGTGGCCGATAGTTCGCGGACGCGGCAGATCCTGGGGTGGAAACCGACGCCGCGCAAGTCGATCACCCGCCGGCTGGTGTTTCTCATCGAAAACATGAAGCGCAACCCGGAGTTGTGGCGCAACTGGAACGAGGCCATGCTGCGCAAGGCCGCCGACCGGCCGCATTTGGCTCTGCACGAACTGTTGTGCGACACCCTGGACGCGGCCCGGGATACCGTGGTTCACGCCCTGACCGCCCAACTGCTGTCCCGCGACGCGGTGATCGCGGAGATCACCGCCCAGTCGCTGGACGCGGAGCAGCCCCAGGGATATGCCAGCTGCATCCGCGCCCTGCAGGCTATGGACCGGTCGGTGGCCGATTCGTTCTTCCGCCTGCTCTATCAGCTGATCGTCACCGTGATGCGGACCCGCAACCGGCCGATGATGCAGCAGTATGCCCACACCATCGCCTTTTTGCCGATGCACGCCGGCTTTGCCAACGGCCTGGCCAGCCGCAGTTTGTTCATCATCGGCGAATATCTGGTCCAGCACTACCGCGGCCGGCCCAAGTTCCAGCAGATGACCCCCTTGGCCGATGACTACATCAGCATGACCATCCATATGGCCATCGACCGGATCGAGGATCAGGCGGAACTGGCCAAATTGCAGTCGCCGATTTTGCTGGAGGAGCTACGCCGGATGCCGCCGCCGGCGGACAACAGGCGGCTGGAAAAGGTGATCGCCCAGCTGGAGGATCTGTGCAACGAGGCCATTGCCGGCCAGTCGTGGACCAGTCCGCTGGTCAAGGAGTAG
- a CDS encoding SanA/YdcF family protein: MTGAFLFLCVAAIAWANITINRYEQYTFDHLEQIPPAYCAIVLGTTKFLKNGRENHYYTNRITAAVRLYRAGKCQKIIVSGDNRTHAYNEARDMKNDIVKQGVNERDIVCDFAGLRTLDSIVRFKEVFNQQKGIVVSQKFHNSRAIYIGRSWGIELYGYNADDVDRHAGIKTRIREVFSKVICVLDIELFKTRPKHLGDRIPV; the protein is encoded by the coding sequence ATGACCGGAGCCTTTCTTTTCCTGTGTGTGGCAGCAATTGCCTGGGCGAACATCACGATCAACCGATACGAACAATATACGTTCGACCATCTGGAACAGATTCCGCCTGCATATTGCGCCATTGTCCTGGGCACGACGAAATTCTTGAAAAATGGCCGCGAAAACCACTATTACACCAACCGGATTACCGCCGCGGTCAGGTTGTATCGGGCTGGAAAATGTCAAAAAATCATCGTCTCGGGCGATAACAGAACCCATGCCTACAACGAAGCGCGGGACATGAAGAACGATATCGTCAAACAGGGGGTCAACGAGCGGGACATTGTCTGCGATTTTGCCGGATTACGAACGCTCGATTCCATCGTTCGCTTTAAAGAAGTGTTCAATCAGCAAAAAGGGATTGTCGTCTCGCAGAAATTTCACAACAGCAGAGCCATTTACATCGGCCGGTCATGGGGCATTGAGCTGTACGGCTACAACGCCGACGATGTGGACCGTCATGCTGGAATCAAGACAAGGATACGGGAAGTATTCTCCAAGGTCATCTGTGTGCTCGATATCGAGCTGTTCAAGACGCGTCCCAAACATCTGGGCGACCGGATACCGGTGTGA
- a CDS encoding alpha-hydroxy-acid oxidizing protein: MDMKSVREHAREQLKGFCRVCPVCDGRACAGEVPGMGGVGTGSAFKVNLEALAKVKLNMRTIHSVKEPDMSLTLWGRKLSMPILGAPITGSSYNMGGKMTEEEFIAEMVAGAIQAGTLCMTGDGADPRMFDSGLKAGADNKGGSIAIIKPRAQDVVVGHLRAAEATGVLATGMDIDGAGLVTMAMKGQPVGPKTATELREVINATKLPFIVKGVMTADEAEEAVQAGAAAIVVSNHGGRVLDFTPGAAEVLPAIAARVKGKAIIFADGGVRSGADVLKLLALGADAVLVGRPLVIAAFGGGREGVALYLNQLKGELLQAMLLTGTADVKQVPAGILYGRQ, translated from the coding sequence ATGGATATGAAATCAGTTCGGGAACATGCCCGTGAACAGCTCAAGGGATTCTGCCGGGTCTGCCCGGTGTGCGACGGCCGCGCCTGCGCCGGAGAGGTGCCGGGCATGGGCGGCGTGGGCACCGGCAGCGCCTTCAAGGTTAATCTGGAGGCCCTGGCCAAAGTCAAGTTGAACATGCGCACCATCCACAGCGTCAAGGAGCCGGACATGAGCCTGACCCTGTGGGGCAGAAAGCTGTCCATGCCGATCCTCGGCGCGCCCATCACCGGTTCCTCCTACAACATGGGCGGCAAGATGACCGAGGAGGAATTCATCGCCGAGATGGTGGCCGGCGCGATCCAGGCCGGCACCCTGTGCATGACCGGTGACGGTGCCGACCCGCGCATGTTCGACAGCGGGCTCAAGGCCGGGGCCGACAACAAGGGCGGCTCGATCGCGATCATCAAACCGCGGGCCCAGGACGTGGTCGTCGGCCATCTCCGCGCCGCCGAGGCCACCGGCGTGCTGGCCACGGGCATGGATATCGACGGCGCCGGCCTGGTCACCATGGCGATGAAGGGGCAGCCGGTCGGTCCCAAGACCGCGACCGAGCTGCGCGAGGTGATCAACGCCACCAAGCTGCCGTTCATCGTCAAGGGCGTGATGACCGCCGACGAGGCCGAAGAGGCGGTGCAGGCCGGAGCCGCGGCCATTGTCGTGTCCAACCACGGCGGCCGGGTGCTCGATTTCACCCCCGGCGCGGCCGAAGTGCTGCCGGCCATTGCCGCCCGGGTCAAGGGCAAGGCGATCATCTTCGCCGATGGCGGCGTGCGCAGCGGGGCCGACGTGCTCAAGCTGTTGGCCCTGGGCGCGGATGCGGTGCTGGTCGGCCGGCCGCTGGTGATCGCCGCCTTCGGAGGCGGCCGTGAAGGCGTGGCCCTCTATCTCAACCAGCTGAAGGGCGAACTGCTCCAGGCCATGCTGCTCACCGGCACCGCCGATGTCAAGCAGGTGCCGGCGGGCATCCTCTACGGTCGGCAATGA
- a CDS encoding sulfite exporter TauE/SafE family protein, with the protein MSTTYLLASLIFLFAGTVQGLTGFGAGLLAIPLLCLIMDVKLAVSVCIISTLLISTTLAWELRRFLDRRKILPLLLGSLPGIYTGTLLLKTIDPNLIKTLLGLLLIGVSCFNLVFTPKAINPARAWGYIAGFFSGAINATVAAGGPPAIIYTTLHDWKKEEIKATLTGFFMINGYLTAGVHAFSGLIGAQTLGYFAVTLPFVLAGTMIGSRIGGRINRRRYLQLVYGLLMGLGILMIVG; encoded by the coding sequence ATGAGCACCACCTATCTCCTTGCCAGCCTCATTTTTCTTTTTGCCGGCACGGTCCAGGGGCTGACCGGTTTTGGCGCCGGCCTGCTGGCCATTCCCCTGCTGTGCCTGATCATGGATGTCAAGCTGGCGGTGAGCGTGTGCATCATCAGCACCCTGCTCATTTCCACCACCCTGGCCTGGGAACTGCGCCGCTTTCTCGATCGGCGCAAGATTCTCCCTCTGCTGCTCGGCTCCCTGCCGGGCATCTATACCGGCACCCTGCTGCTCAAAACGATTGACCCCAACCTGATCAAAACCCTGCTGGGCCTGCTGCTGATCGGCGTCAGCTGCTTCAATCTGGTGTTCACCCCCAAGGCGATCAATCCCGCGCGCGCATGGGGATATATCGCCGGTTTTTTTTCCGGGGCGATCAACGCGACCGTGGCCGCCGGCGGTCCGCCAGCCATCATCTACACCACCCTCCACGACTGGAAAAAGGAGGAGATCAAGGCCACGCTCACCGGATTTTTCATGATCAACGGCTACCTGACCGCCGGCGTCCACGCCTTCAGCGGCCTGATCGGCGCGCAAACCCTGGGTTACTTCGCGGTCACCCTGCCATTTGTGCTGGCAGGCACGATGATCGGCTCACGAATCGGCGGACGGATCAACCGCCGCCGCTACCTGCAGCTGGTTTACGGCTTGCTGATGGGACTGGGCATCCTGATGATCGTCGGATAA